The Cetobacterium somerae ATCC BAA-474 genome has a segment encoding these proteins:
- a CDS encoding GyrI-like domain-containing protein: protein ILCLKEMLSNLEEKVEIINLKEMKVYFIKIKNPLDQKEIAETYDKLQRLGNKNNIEEIIYISEVKKHDLYEGSELPLSKIGILVPDNQSIAGEEVLKSKICVMLKHKTTFDMIKLTYENLYRFIKDNKFEIEGNSIEVGNEVVVPFENGFGGIIDIYIPIKKFEK, encoded by the coding sequence ATATTATGTTTAAAAGAGATGTTAAGTAATTTAGAAGAGAAAGTTGAAATAATTAATTTAAAAGAAATGAAAGTTTATTTTATAAAAATAAAAAATCCTTTGGACCAAAAAGAAATAGCAGAAACATATGATAAATTACAAAGATTAGGGAATAAAAATAATATAGAGGAAATAATTTATATATCAGAAGTAAAAAAACATGATTTGTACGAAGGATCAGAATTACCACTAAGTAAAATTGGTATTTTAGTTCCAGATAATCAATCAATAGCAGGTGAAGAAGTTTTAAAAAGCAAAATTTGTGTTATGTTAAAGCATAAAACTACTTTTGACATGATAAAGTTGACTTATGAAAATTTGTATCGTTTTATAAAAGATAATAAGTTTGAAATTGAAGGAAACTCTATTGAAGTGGGAAATGAGGTTGTGGTGCCATTTGAAAATGGCTTTGGAGGGATAATAGATATATATATTCCTATAAAAAAATTTGAAAAATAG
- a CDS encoding CD0519/CD1768 family membrane protein → MDAKKSRRKKAMGLEGVVCIAILSTLIYLTSSKMGGINMINTIIKTAHDLLLNTVFFIMGVSVIAGAFAGILSEFGVIAILNKLLSPLMKPLYRLPGAAALGVLTTYISDNPAILSLSADKGFTKYFKKYQLPALTNLGTSFGMGFIVSTFMIAQSGSMNENLVFPVVLGNLGAFVGSIVSVNLMINFTKKIFNEKKESLEDESADSDFFEYRDIRDGNVLERLLEALLEGGKNGVQMGMEIIPGVLIICTTVLLLTNGPGPQGYTGEAYQGIALLPYIGEKLQFILKPLFGFTSAKALAFPITSLGAVGAALGLVPRFINDGAITSREIAVFTAMGMTWSGYLSTHVAMMDSLGYRRLTGKAIFSHTIGGIVAGVVANILYTVFM, encoded by the coding sequence ATGGATGCAAAAAAATCAAGAAGAAAAAAAGCTATGGGCTTAGAAGGTGTTGTATGTATAGCAATACTTTCGACATTAATCTATTTAACATCTAGTAAGATGGGTGGAATCAATATGATTAATACAATTATAAAAACAGCCCATGATTTACTGTTAAATACAGTGTTCTTTATAATGGGAGTATCAGTTATTGCAGGAGCATTTGCAGGAATTTTATCAGAATTTGGAGTAATTGCAATATTAAATAAATTACTATCACCACTAATGAAACCATTATATAGATTACCTGGGGCGGCAGCTTTAGGAGTTTTGACTACATATATTTCAGATAATCCAGCTATTTTAAGTTTGTCAGCAGATAAAGGATTTACTAAATATTTTAAGAAATATCAATTACCAGCTTTAACAAATTTAGGAACTTCTTTTGGAATGGGATTTATAGTTTCTACATTTATGATAGCTCAAAGTGGTAGTATGAATGAAAATCTTGTATTTCCAGTTGTTCTAGGAAATTTAGGAGCTTTTGTAGGTAGTATAGTAAGTGTTAATCTAATGATTAATTTTACAAAAAAGATTTTTAATGAAAAAAAAGAATCTTTAGAAGATGAATCTGCAGATTCAGATTTCTTTGAATATAGAGATATAAGAGATGGAAATGTATTGGAAAGATTATTAGAAGCTTTATTAGAAGGAGGAAAAAATGGAGTACAAATGGGAATGGAAATAATTCCAGGAGTTTTAATAATTTGTACAACAGTTTTATTGCTAACTAATGGACCAGGACCGCAAGGTTATACAGGTGAAGCTTATCAAGGAATTGCATTGCTACCTTATATAGGTGAAAAACTACAATTTATTTTAAAGCCACTTTTTGGATTTACAAGTGCAAAAGCTTTGGCATTTCCAATAACATCTTTAGGAGCCGTAGGAGCTGCATTAGGGTTGGTTCCTAGATTTATCAATGATGGAGCGATAACATCTAGAGAAATTGCAGTATTTACAGCTATGGGAATGACATGGAGTGGATATTTAAGTACTCACGTGGCAATGATGGATAGTTTAGGTTATAGAAGATTAACAGGAAAAGCTATATTTAGTCATACAATTGGTGGAATAGTTGCTGGAGTAGTAGCTAATATTCTTTATACAGTTTTTATGTAG